In one window of Romboutsia hominis DNA:
- the feoB gene encoding ferrous iron transport protein B, with protein MINVALLGNPNVGKTTVFNLLTGANQHVGNWPGVTIDKKEGILEKDINIVDLPGIYAMDTFSNEEKVSKRFLEEGNVDVIVNVVDASSLSRNLYLTTQLMEFKKPIILLLNMVDVAEAKGIHIDVDKLSRELNMTVIPIIAKKKEGTDKIAPAIRKVANNKPNFKTNFGSESETYKEIEDILSRCCNLPHNNKKTITDKIDKFVLNPVLAYPIFIAALMLLFKFTFDWVGGPLQEGLGGLIETYVAGPADVLLANASPWFRSLIIDGIIGGVGGTLPFFPLVFALFFGMSFLEDSGYMSRTAFLMDNIMRKVGLSGKAFIPMVMGFGCSSPAIMATRTLESEKDRKVTALIAPLMTCSARLPIYALFVGIFFPKNAALVTLSLYLLGIVVAIIIAFILNKTAFNAEVEPFILELPEYKLPTIGSLFKNAWSKSKGFLTKVITVMFAMSVVIWVLSSFNFSGYTPDLNNSFLAYAGHLIAPIFAPLGFGDWKAAVSILTGLGAKEIVVNTMGVLYGDLKVVLPTVFTALSAYGFLVFTSLYTPCIAALATMKKEYGSKMMWISFIYQFVIAWIGAFIVRIIGGTLFAVESGSSIAELAVGGLIIAISVIFIFRKFTSKNVSSGCSGCSGCASSGSCPSQVKSKAK; from the coding sequence ATGATTAACGTTGCGTTACTTGGAAACCCTAACGTTGGTAAAACTACGGTTTTCAATCTGCTTACAGGTGCTAACCAACACGTTGGTAACTGGCCTGGAGTTACTATAGATAAAAAAGAAGGTATTTTAGAAAAAGATATTAATATAGTAGACTTACCTGGTATTTATGCTATGGATACTTTCTCTAATGAAGAAAAAGTATCAAAGAGATTTTTAGAAGAAGGAAATGTAGATGTTATAGTAAATGTAGTTGATGCATCTAGTTTATCTAGAAACCTTTACTTAACAACTCAACTTATGGAATTTAAAAAGCCTATAATACTTCTTCTTAATATGGTGGATGTAGCTGAGGCTAAAGGAATTCATATAGATGTGGATAAACTATCTAGAGAACTTAATATGACAGTAATTCCTATAATAGCTAAAAAGAAAGAAGGAACTGATAAAATAGCTCCTGCTATAAGAAAAGTCGCTAACAATAAACCTAATTTTAAGACTAATTTCGGATCTGAAAGTGAAACTTATAAAGAAATAGAAGATATATTAAGTAGATGTTGTAATCTACCTCATAACAATAAAAAAACTATCACTGATAAAATAGATAAGTTTGTATTAAATCCTGTTTTAGCTTACCCTATATTTATAGCCGCACTAATGTTATTATTCAAATTTACATTTGATTGGGTTGGAGGTCCTTTACAAGAAGGATTAGGTGGTTTAATAGAAACATATGTAGCAGGCCCTGCTGATGTTTTATTAGCTAATGCTAGTCCTTGGTTTAGATCATTAATTATAGACGGTATAATTGGTGGTGTTGGAGGTACTTTACCTTTCTTCCCTCTAGTATTTGCTTTATTCTTTGGTATGTCATTCTTAGAAGATAGTGGTTATATGTCAAGAACAGCTTTCTTAATGGATAACATAATGAGAAAAGTTGGCCTATCTGGTAAAGCATTTATACCTATGGTTATGGGATTTGGATGTTCTTCTCCTGCTATAATGGCAACTAGAACATTAGAAAGCGAAAAAGATAGAAAAGTAACAGCGCTTATAGCTCCACTTATGACTTGTAGTGCTAGATTACCTATATATGCATTATTTGTTGGTATATTCTTCCCTAAAAATGCTGCATTAGTTACTTTATCTCTTTATTTATTAGGAATTGTAGTAGCTATAATAATAGCTTTTATATTAAATAAAACTGCTTTTAATGCAGAAGTTGAACCTTTTATACTAGAACTTCCTGAGTATAAATTACCTACTATAGGTTCTTTATTTAAAAATGCTTGGAGTAAATCAAAAGGATTCTTAACTAAAGTAATTACTGTTATGTTTGCAATGTCAGTTGTAATTTGGGTTTTATCATCATTTAACTTCAGTGGATATACACCAGATTTAAATAACAGTTTCTTAGCTTATGCAGGACATTTAATAGCTCCTATATTTGCACCATTAGGATTTGGTGATTGGAAAGCTGCTGTATCTATACTTACAGGTCTTGGAGCTAAAGAAATAGTTGTTAATACTATGGGTGTACTTTATGGTGATTTAAAGGTTGTTTTACCAACAGTATTCACTGCCCTTAGTGCATATGGATTCTTAGTGTTTACATCATTATATACTCCTTGTATTGCAGCTCTTGCTACAATGAAAAAAGAGTACGGAAGCAAAATGATGTGGATATCATTTATATATCAATTTGTAATTGCATGGATTGGTGCATTTATAGTTAGAATAATCGGAGGAACTTTATTTGCAGTAGAATCTGGTAGCTCAATTGCGGAACTTGCAGTTGGTGGATTAATAATAGCTATATCAGTTATATTCATATTTAGAAAGTTTACTTCTAAAAATGTATCTTCTGGTTGTAGTGGATGCTCTGGATGCGCTAGTAGCGGATCTTGTCCATCACAAGTTAAAAGTAAAGCTAAATAG
- a CDS encoding FeoA family protein produces the protein MTVYDLKVGQRGTINNINGNEKLAKRLLALGCINNTEIEVKKVAPLGDPIVVRFRGLDLAIRKSDAKNITLK, from the coding sequence ATGACTGTTTACGATTTAAAAGTAGGTCAAAGAGGTACTATTAATAATATAAATGGAAACGAAAAATTAGCTAAGAGATTATTAGCTTTAGGATGTATAAATAATACGGAAATAGAAGTAAAAAAAGTTGCTCCTTTAGGAGACCCTATAGTAGTTAGATTTAGAGGATTAGATCTTGCTATAAGAAAGTCTGACGCTAAAAACATTACATTAAAATAA
- a CDS encoding glucose-6-phosphate isomerase has translation MGTIKFDYSKALGFFKQHEIDCMQTYVDAAHRMIHEKTGLGNDFLGWVELPNNYDKEEFSRIKKAADKITSDSDVLLVIGIGGSYLGARAAIEMVSHSFRNNLEREDRKSPQIYYVGNNISSTYMMDLLDVIKDKDVSINVISKSGTTTEPAIAFRIFKDFLEKKYGKEEASKRIYATTDAKKGALRQLANEEGYETFIIPDDVGGRFSVLTPVGLLPIACAGLDIDAMMKGAQDASQEFKASDLKTNYSYQYAVVRNILHRKGKDVEMLVNYEPQLHYVAEWWKQLYGESEGKDNKGIFPASVDFSTDLHSMGQYIQEGKRILFETVLNVEKSKRNITIEEADVDLDGLNYLAGKTVDFVNKKAFEGTMLAHTDGQVPNLIINIPQLDEYNFGYLVYFFEKACALSGYLLGVNPFNQPGVEAYKKNMFALLGKPGFEKEKEELEKRL, from the coding sequence ATGGGAACTATAAAGTTTGATTATAGTAAGGCATTAGGTTTTTTTAAACAACATGAAATCGATTGTATGCAAACGTATGTAGATGCAGCACACCGTATGATACATGAAAAAACTGGTTTAGGAAATGATTTTTTAGGATGGGTAGAACTTCCAAATAATTATGATAAAGAAGAGTTTTCTAGAATAAAAAAAGCAGCCGACAAGATAACGTCAGATTCAGATGTATTGCTAGTTATAGGTATAGGGGGTTCTTACCTTGGAGCTAGAGCAGCAATTGAAATGGTAAGTCATTCTTTTAGAAACAATTTAGAAAGAGAAGATAGAAAATCTCCTCAAATATATTATGTAGGGAATAATATAAGTTCAACATATATGATGGACTTATTAGATGTTATAAAAGATAAAGATGTATCTATAAATGTAATATCTAAATCAGGTACAACAACAGAGCCTGCTATTGCATTTAGAATATTTAAAGATTTCTTAGAAAAGAAATATGGAAAAGAAGAAGCAAGTAAAAGAATATATGCAACAACAGATGCTAAAAAAGGTGCTTTAAGACAATTAGCAAATGAAGAAGGATACGAGACATTTATAATACCTGATGATGTGGGTGGTCGTTTCTCTGTATTAACACCAGTAGGATTATTACCTATAGCTTGTGCAGGTCTTGATATAGATGCAATGATGAAGGGTGCTCAAGATGCATCACAAGAGTTTAAAGCATCAGATTTAAAAACTAACTACAGTTATCAGTATGCAGTTGTCAGAAATATTTTACATAGAAAAGGCAAAGATGTAGAAATGCTAGTTAACTATGAGCCACAATTACATTATGTAGCTGAGTGGTGGAAGCAATTATATGGAGAAAGTGAAGGAAAAGATAACAAAGGAATATTCCCAGCATCAGTAGACTTTTCAACAGATTTACACTCAATGGGTCAATATATTCAAGAAGGAAAAAGAATATTATTTGAAACTGTTCTTAATGTAGAAAAGTCAAAGAGAAATATAACTATAGAAGAAGCTGATGTAGATTTAGATGGATTAAATTATCTGGCAGGTAAAACAGTGGACTTCGTTAATAAAAAAGCGTTTGAAGGTACAATGCTTGCTCATACAGATGGACAAGTTCCTAACTTAATAATAAATATACCTCAATTAGATGAATATAACTTTGGATATCTTGTTTACTTCTTTGAAAAGGCATGTGCATTAAGTGGATACTTATTAGGGGTAAATCCATTTAATCAACCAGGAGTTGAAGCATATAAGAAAAATATGTTTGCTCTTTTAGGCAAGCCAGGATTTGAAAAAGAAAAAGAAGAATTAGAAAAAAGACTTTAA
- a CDS encoding phosphate ABC transporter substrate-binding protein: MFKKKVAVLLSSTILVGSLAVGCGSGSKSEGEKITISGSTSVGPAIEVLSKDFQSKNEGVSIEVQQLGSSAGIKNAIDGTSQIGMASRDLKDEEKQAGLKEAEIALDAIAVVTNKSNEVKDLSIEQIKDIYTGKINNWKEVGGKDAPIVVVSREDGSGTRGAFEEIVGFEADELTQDAQISDGSGNIKSTVEGNENAIGYISSSYVDDKVKQLTVEGQELTVENVKDKKYPLARPFLLVSKEENITEKGNEFIEFILSEEGQKIVEGEGLISIK, translated from the coding sequence ATGTTTAAGAAAAAGGTAGCGGTATTATTATCAAGTACAATATTAGTAGGAAGTTTAGCAGTAGGATGTGGTTCAGGTTCAAAATCAGAGGGGGAAAAAATTACGATATCAGGTTCAACGTCAGTCGGTCCAGCAATAGAGGTATTATCGAAAGATTTCCAAAGTAAGAATGAAGGTGTATCTATAGAAGTTCAGCAATTGGGATCTTCAGCAGGTATAAAAAATGCAATAGATGGAACATCTCAAATAGGTATGGCATCTAGAGATTTAAAAGATGAAGAAAAGCAAGCAGGATTAAAGGAAGCTGAAATAGCATTAGATGCTATAGCAGTAGTTACTAATAAATCAAATGAAGTAAAAGATTTAAGTATTGAGCAAATAAAGGATATATACACAGGGAAGATAAATAACTGGAAAGAAGTTGGAGGAAAAGATGCTCCAATAGTAGTAGTATCAAGAGAAGATGGATCAGGAACTAGAGGGGCTTTTGAGGAAATAGTTGGATTTGAAGCAGATGAGTTAACTCAAGATGCACAAATAAGTGATGGATCAGGAAATATAAAATCTACAGTAGAAGGTAATGAAAATGCAATAGGATATATATCATCTTCATATGTTGATGATAAAGTAAAACAATTGACAGTAGAAGGACAAGAATTAACAGTAGAAAATGTTAAGGATAAGAAATATCCTCTAGCTAGACCATTTTTACTAGTTAGTAAAGAAGAAAATATTACTGAAAAAGGAAATGAATTTATTGAGTTCATATTAAGCGAAGAAGGTCAGAAAATAGTAGAAGGTGAAGGGCTTATAAGCATAAAATAG
- a CDS encoding aspartyl-phosphate phosphatase Spo0E family protein gives MANGELEALKKEIEALRDEINTYIEYPEIFKEEIVDTSNKIDILINKYMNLSNK, from the coding sequence ATGGCTAATGGTGAGTTAGAAGCATTAAAAAAAGAAATAGAAGCACTAAGAGATGAGATTAATACTTATATAGAATATCCAGAGATATTTAAAGAAGAGATAGTCGATACGAGTAATAAGATAGATATATTAATAAATAAGTATATGAATTTGAGTAATAAGTAA
- a CDS encoding mechanosensitive ion channel family protein: MIGSFLRSIAIIAASYSILKLIQYSLNKICKITKFDVRYENTLCSVLSSISYYIIFLTSTVLILREFQIVDITKFGTLVTGASIVGILAGVASQSILKDIFNGFFVLFEKQMQVGDFVIINETFRGTIEEIGVRSTSLRDWDLKRITIPNGSISSIRNFSKERMRVVVHVRVPYEEDPMKVLESLEEVCNIMNEQYKNYLFKLPSGKPKGPFNVYGVTDIEDSPVGAKYTITGIVYSYKYFNALRDTKLQILIVFRNNKVRIAYPTHINILHNDNEYRGDF, translated from the coding sequence ATGATAGGTAGTTTTTTAAGATCAATAGCAATTATAGCAGCATCATATTCAATATTGAAACTTATACAATATAGTCTTAACAAGATATGTAAAATAACTAAATTTGATGTAAGATACGAAAATACCCTTTGTAGCGTATTATCATCAATTTCTTATTACATCATATTCTTGACAAGTACAGTTCTCATATTAAGGGAATTTCAAATAGTGGATATAACTAAATTTGGGACATTAGTTACTGGTGCTAGTATAGTAGGTATACTAGCAGGGGTTGCATCTCAAAGTATATTAAAAGATATATTTAATGGATTTTTTGTATTATTTGAAAAGCAAATGCAAGTAGGAGATTTTGTAATAATAAATGAAACTTTTAGAGGAACTATAGAAGAAATAGGAGTTAGAAGCACTAGTTTAAGGGATTGGGATTTAAAAAGAATTACTATTCCAAATGGTAGTATAAGTAGCATAAGAAATTTTAGCAAGGAGAGAATGAGGGTTGTAGTACATGTAAGGGTACCTTATGAAGAGGATCCAATGAAGGTGCTAGAATCTTTAGAAGAAGTATGCAATATAATGAATGAACAATATAAAAATTATCTATTTAAATTACCATCAGGTAAACCTAAAGGTCCTTTTAATGTATATGGAGTAACAGATATAGAAGATAGTCCAGTGGGAGCAAAATATACAATAACAGGTATAGTATATTCTTATAAGTATTTTAATGCACTTAGAGATACTAAATTACAGATACTTATTGTATTTAGAAATAACAAAGTACGAATAGCTTACCCGACACATATAAATATATTACACAACGATAATGAATATAGAGGAGATTTTTAG
- a CDS encoding DegV family protein, whose amino-acid sequence MTKKIRIITDGSCDFPQEVLDRARPDVVGINVAFGEDSYIGGIDIDSETFYKKMKESKELPKTSSPSPDRFLELYKGDDEELLVFTLTSKLSSTYNNAVLAKEMYLEENPYKRIEVIDSASGSIGVASMILKCSELIDAGKNMDEILEHIERYKEEIVFFGALETLENAIKGGRINKVAGKIINALNFKVIIKIEDGLVKPIDKARGGSNSIKKALEYVENNVGHQDEKTVIIGHANCIDKAEKIKSIVEGNLNFKEVLIAEIGPIMGTFTSEGAILVSVL is encoded by the coding sequence TTGACAAAAAAAATAAGAATAATAACAGATGGATCATGCGATTTTCCACAGGAAGTATTAGATAGAGCAAGACCAGATGTAGTAGGAATAAATGTAGCTTTTGGAGAAGATAGTTATATAGGGGGAATTGATATAGATTCTGAAACTTTCTATAAAAAAATGAAAGAAAGTAAAGAATTACCTAAAACTTCAAGTCCATCTCCAGATAGATTTTTAGAGCTTTATAAAGGTGATGATGAAGAGCTTTTAGTATTTACATTAACTTCTAAGCTATCTAGCACTTATAATAATGCTGTTTTAGCTAAAGAAATGTACTTAGAAGAAAATCCATATAAAAGAATTGAAGTTATAGATAGTGCAAGTGGGTCTATTGGGGTTGCATCAATGATATTAAAATGCAGCGAACTTATAGATGCTGGTAAAAATATGGATGAAATACTAGAGCACATAGAAAGATACAAAGAAGAAATTGTATTCTTTGGAGCTTTAGAAACATTAGAAAATGCAATAAAAGGTGGTAGAATAAACAAAGTTGCTGGAAAGATAATAAATGCATTAAACTTTAAAGTTATAATAAAAATAGAAGATGGTCTTGTTAAACCTATAGACAAAGCAAGAGGCGGAAGTAATAGTATAAAAAAAGCCTTAGAGTATGTAGAAAACAATGTAGGACACCAAGATGAAAAAACAGTTATAATAGGTCATGCTAATTGTATAGATAAAGCAGAAAAAATAAAGAGCATAGTAGAAGGAAATCTAAACTTCAAAGAAGTATTAATAGCAGAGATAGGTCCTATAATGGGAACGTTCACATCTGAAGGTGCTATATTAGTATCTGTTTTATAG
- the htrA gene encoding serine protease HtrA — MSNKKGIGLIVIVCIITGVLSSLFTVVLMKNNLVSSTKENSTQIVVNNKGKSQNVYHAVTDKAMPSVVGITTTTIDNNNIFAIPTQSQGVGTGVIVDANGYILTNSHVVSDGKASDVNVLFNDGSTSQGKVLWNDSNLDLAMVKVDKKGLTPAELGNSDDVRTGDISIAIGNPLGLEFQKSVTQGIISGLDRTIKTEKSNMTGLMQTDASINPGNSGGPLLNEKGQVIGINTAKASQAEGLGFAIPINTAKPIVEQIIKNGNFEKVTLGISGADLQMFEASTGTDLAAEDGVYVVEVMDNSAAKKAGIQAGDVIVKVGNDKVSTMSDLNKALYQYSLGDKSEITVNRGGKEVKLQVNF; from the coding sequence ATGTCAAATAAGAAAGGCATAGGATTGATAGTAATAGTTTGTATAATAACTGGGGTATTAAGTAGTTTATTCACAGTAGTATTGATGAAAAATAACTTAGTAAGTTCAACAAAAGAAAATTCTACACAAATAGTTGTGAATAATAAGGGGAAAAGTCAAAATGTGTATCATGCCGTAACTGATAAAGCAATGCCATCAGTAGTAGGAATTACAACAACAACGATAGATAATAATAATATTTTTGCTATACCTACACAAAGCCAAGGGGTTGGTACAGGTGTAATAGTTGATGCAAATGGATACATATTAACAAATTCGCATGTTGTTTCAGATGGTAAAGCATCAGATGTTAATGTACTTTTCAATGATGGATCTACATCACAAGGAAAAGTATTATGGAATGACTCTAATTTAGATTTAGCAATGGTTAAGGTAGATAAAAAAGGGTTAACTCCAGCAGAATTAGGAAATAGTGATGATGTTAGAACTGGAGATATATCAATAGCTATAGGTAATCCATTAGGTCTTGAGTTCCAAAAGAGTGTTACACAAGGTATAATAAGTGGATTAGATAGAACTATCAAAACAGAAAAATCTAACATGACAGGGCTTATGCAAACAGATGCTAGTATAAATCCAGGAAATAGTGGAGGACCATTATTAAATGAAAAAGGTCAAGTAATAGGTATAAACACAGCTAAGGCATCACAGGCAGAAGGTTTAGGATTTGCAATACCTATAAATACAGCAAAACCAATAGTAGAACAAATAATAAAAAATGGTAACTTTGAAAAAGTTACTTTAGGAATAAGTGGAGCAGACTTACAAATGTTTGAAGCATCAACAGGAACTGATTTAGCAGCAGAAGATGGCGTATATGTAGTAGAAGTTATGGACAACAGTGCAGCTAAAAAGGCAGGTATACAAGCAGGAGATGTTATTGTTAAAGTTGGAAATGATAAAGTAAGTACAATGTCAGATTTAAATAAAGCTTTATATCAATATTCTTTAGGGGATAAATCTGAAATTACAGTAAATAGAGGTGGAAAAGAAGTAAAATTACAAGTTAATTTTTAA
- the pstC gene encoding phosphate ABC transporter permease subunit PstC: protein MLVKSRIVSIEQRDNKNSNNKNKYIAEKISKNVFMISALIAVASLLLIIGFVFYKGLTPFLFKDYSFIEFITGSKWIPSADKFGISSMVVASLIATTGALIIGVPVGILTAVFIAELAPKKLAKIISPAVELLAGIPSVLYGIFGLAVIVPAIQNIFNLPKGQSLLAVIIVLAIMMLPTIISVSETAIRAVPKAYKEGSLALGASNIETIFKVVLPAAKSGILAAVILGIGRALGETMAVILVAGNSPVMPSSLMDSVRPLTTNIALEMGYAFGTHQEMLFATGVVLFTFILILNIVLNKVSNKAVD from the coding sequence ATGTTAGTTAAGTCTCGTATAGTAAGCATAGAACAAAGAGACAATAAAAATAGCAACAACAAGAATAAATATATAGCAGAGAAAATATCTAAGAACGTATTTATGATAAGTGCATTAATAGCAGTTGCAAGTTTACTTTTAATAATAGGATTTGTATTCTATAAAGGTTTAACACCATTTTTATTTAAAGATTATTCATTTATAGAATTTATAACTGGAAGTAAATGGATACCAAGTGCAGATAAATTTGGAATTTCATCAATGGTAGTTGCATCATTAATTGCAACGACAGGAGCTTTAATAATAGGAGTACCAGTAGGTATACTTACGGCAGTATTTATAGCTGAACTAGCTCCAAAAAAATTAGCTAAAATAATATCTCCAGCAGTTGAGCTATTAGCAGGTATACCATCAGTTTTATATGGAATATTTGGTTTAGCAGTTATAGTACCAGCAATACAAAACATATTTAATTTACCAAAAGGTCAAAGTTTATTGGCGGTGATAATAGTTTTAGCAATTATGATGTTACCTACTATTATATCGGTATCTGAAACAGCAATAAGAGCAGTACCAAAAGCATATAAAGAAGGTTCATTAGCATTAGGTGCATCGAATATAGAGACAATATTTAAAGTTGTATTACCAGCTGCAAAGTCAGGAATATTAGCAGCAGTTATACTTGGAATAGGTAGAGCATTAGGTGAAACTATGGCAGTAATACTTGTTGCAGGTAACTCTCCAGTAATGCCATCATCTCTAATGGATAGTGTAAGACCACTTACTACAAACATAGCGTTAGAGATGGGATATGCATTTGGGACACATCAAGAAATGTTGTTTGCAACAGGAGTTGTATTATTCACGTTTATATTAATCTTAAATATAGTGTTAAATAAAGTTTCGAATAAGGCGGTAGATTAG
- a CDS encoding MgtC/SapB family protein yields the protein MADHKEVILRLLIALVIGGLTGLEREKSHQFAGFRTHILVSVGSCITAITSLYLFFDYREYANVDPARLTAQVLSGIGFLGAGAILKTSNGIRGLTTAAGIWATACIGITIGYGYYVLSISAWLFVMITLYILKNIDKILFRKKYTIFNVVIDNMGSISMLYSIFKKSQIEVKSIDIEAEGESLWKLSFFLVHDRRIIVDELVKELNMLKNIISVDYLH from the coding sequence GTGGCAGACCATAAAGAAGTGATTCTGAGGTTACTTATAGCGTTAGTTATAGGGGGGTTAACAGGGCTTGAAAGAGAAAAGTCACATCAATTTGCAGGATTTAGAACACACATCTTAGTATCTGTTGGCTCATGTATAACAGCAATAACATCTTTGTATTTATTTTTTGATTATAGAGAATATGCTAATGTTGATCCTGCAAGATTAACTGCACAGGTATTATCAGGAATTGGTTTTTTAGGTGCAGGTGCTATACTAAAAACCTCAAATGGAATAAGAGGATTAACGACTGCCGCAGGTATATGGGCAACTGCATGTATTGGTATAACAATAGGGTATGGATATTATGTCTTAAGTATAAGTGCTTGGCTATTTGTTATGATAACACTATACATATTGAAGAATATAGACAAAATACTTTTTAGAAAAAAATATACTATTTTTAATGTTGTTATAGATAACATGGGAAGTATATCTATGCTATATTCAATCTTTAAAAAATCTCAAATAGAAGTTAAAAGTATTGATATAGAAGCTGAGGGAGAATCCCTTTGGAAATTGAGCTTTTTTCTAGTTCATGATAGAAGAATAATAGTAGATGAGTTAGTAAAAGAATTGAATATGTTAAAAAATATAATAAGTGTAGATTATTTACACTAA
- the pepF gene encoding oligoendopeptidase F — MGLDRSKIEDKFKWNLEQMYKNKDEVEKDISKVKELIQKAKEYKGKLAESFENLYNALNISEQASRLLQNLYVYTHMKQHEDTRINENQGLATKTDMLATELSTATSYMVPEIIAIEEEKLKEFMKDEKLSFYEKHIKEILREKPHTLSESEEEILAAASDITKVSEDVYDMFSFADLEFPEIEDEEGNKVKLTHSNYSVFLKSKNPRVRKDAFEAMYLVYGKYKNTFASTLYGGIKSEIFYSKIRKYKSALEASLFQDDISVDVYNNLIKAVDESLPTLNKYVDLKKMFLGLEEIHMYDLYVPLTDKFDMKITYEEAKEIILNALKPLGDEYLKLIQRAFDERWIDVYENEGKQGGAYSWGSYDSHPYILMSYKDDLNSLFTLVHELGHSMHSYYSRTTQPYIYSSYKIFVAEVASTLNELLLINYLLENSKSKEETLYLLNYYLEQFRTTVYRQTMFAEFEKITHESVESGEPLTAKEFTDIYYKLNEKYYKESCVVDEQIGLEWARIPHFYSNFYVYKYATGFSAASALSKQILEEGKPAVERYIEFLKSGGSEYPLDQLRKAGVDMEKKESVEEALQIFKGLVDKLEKEYKG; from the coding sequence ATGGGATTAGATAGAAGTAAAATAGAAGATAAATTCAAATGGAATTTAGAGCAGATGTATAAGAATAAAGATGAAGTAGAAAAAGACATAAGTAAGGTTAAAGAACTTATACAAAAGGCTAAAGAATACAAAGGAAAGCTAGCAGAGAGTTTTGAGAATTTATATAATGCACTAAATATATCAGAACAAGCATCAAGACTTTTACAAAACTTATATGTATATACTCATATGAAGCAACATGAGGATACAAGAATAAATGAAAATCAAGGTTTAGCTACAAAAACAGATATGTTAGCTACTGAATTATCTACAGCTACATCTTATATGGTACCTGAAATAATAGCCATAGAAGAGGAGAAGTTAAAAGAATTTATGAAGGATGAAAAATTATCTTTCTATGAAAAACATATAAAAGAAATTTTAAGAGAAAAGCCACATACATTAAGTGAATCAGAAGAAGAAATATTAGCTGCAGCATCTGACATAACTAAAGTATCAGAAGATGTATATGATATGTTTTCTTTTGCAGACTTAGAATTTCCAGAAATAGAAGATGAAGAAGGTAATAAGGTTAAACTTACACACTCTAATTACTCTGTATTTTTAAAGAGTAAGAATCCTAGAGTTAGAAAAGATGCTTTTGAAGCTATGTACTTAGTATATGGTAAATATAAAAATACATTTGCATCAACGTTATATGGAGGCATAAAGTCAGAAATATTCTACTCTAAAATAAGAAAATACAAATCAGCACTAGAGGCATCATTATTCCAGGATGATATAAGTGTGGATGTATATAATAATCTTATAAAAGCTGTAGATGAAAGTTTACCAACACTAAATAAATATGTAGATCTAAAGAAAATGTTTTTAGGATTAGAAGAAATACATATGTATGATTTATATGTTCCTTTAACTGACAAATTTGATATGAAGATAACTTATGAAGAGGCTAAGGAAATAATATTAAATGCTTTAAAACCATTAGGAGATGAATACTTAAAGCTAATACAAAGAGCCTTTGATGAAAGATGGATAGATGTATATGAGAATGAAGGTAAGCAAGGTGGAGCGTATTCTTGGGGTAGTTACGATTCTCATCCATACATATTAATGAGTTATAAAGATGATTTAAATTCTTTATTTACGTTAGTACATGAATTAGGTCACTCTATGCATAGTTACTACTCAAGAACTACTCAGCCATATATATATTCAAGCTACAAAATATTCGTAGCAGAAGTTGCATCTACTCTAAATGAGCTATTATTAATAAACTATTTATTAGAAAATTCTAAGTCTAAGGAAGAAACATTATATCTTCTAAATTATTACTTAGAGCAATTTAGAACAACTGTATATAGACAGACTATGTTTGCTGAATTTGAAAAAATAACTCATGAAAGTGTTGAAAGTGGAGAGCCATTAACGGCAAAAGAGTTTACTGATATATATTATAAATTAAATGAGAAATACTACAAAGAATCTTGTGTGGTTGATGAGCAAATAGGATTAGAGTGGGCTAGAATACCTCATTTTTATTCAAACTTCTATGTATATAAATATGCAACAGGATTCTCAGCGGCAAGTGCTTTAAGTAAACAAATACTTGAAGAAGGTAAGCCAGCAGTAGAAAGATATATAGAATTTTTAAAGAGTGGAGGGTCTGAATATCCATTAGATCAACTAAGAAAAGCTGGAGTAGACATGGAGAAAAAAGAATCTGTTGAAGAAGCCCTACAAATATTCAAAGGGCTAGTTGATAAATTAGAAAAAGAATATAAAGGATAA